The following proteins are encoded in a genomic region of Thermothielavioides terrestris NRRL 8126 chromosome 5, complete sequence:
- a CDS encoding glycoside hydrolase family 79 protein (CAZy_ID 270200) yields MKQVTLLYTLTNTRLVSAELPVASSVPHNDVFDGFVSYSIEFSSFPDFAGNKSHPNTYSATLLENIGRISGTKPYIRVGGNTQDYALYDASLPFALNGTVDPARSPDYPTTITIGPSFFESYNTWEHVKFSHGFNLGLGANRSSGWQTLLDTVPLACKALGDGKLYAWSYGNEPDLYSTSAQGPVRPPDWNESLYVFQWLNGTRTIKRLIEEHCPELATDDVYGYMAPDFGGTGNHLKAPATWAAGLDDDKDIKLFSTHNYISGATSPGVTLQGTLMNHAVTKRSVDAHIKEYNAILAQSASRDGVPPLIFGEANSLYNQGRPGLSNTFGAALWGVDFNLYAASVGFKRVHMHMGTNYRVCRLALVLLSVSLPAVRSRCIYVLLGYSTPHGSRSQHPSPQSAPRRPTTAP; encoded by the exons ATGAAGCAAGTGACTCTCCTCTACACGCTCACCAACACGCGTCTGGTGAGCGCCGAGCTCCCTGTTGCGAGCTCGGTGCCGCACAATGATGTCTTCGACGGCTTTGTGAGCTACAGCATCGAGTTTTCGAGCTTTCCGGACTTTGCAG GGAACAAGTCGCACCCCAATACCTACTCGGCCACTCTCCTGGAGAATATTGGGCGCATCAGTGGTACGAAGCCCTACATCCGCGTTGGCGGCAATACCCAGGACTATGCCCTCTATGACGCCTCCCTGCCCTTCGCCCTCAACGGCACCGTCGACCCGGCACGCTCGCCCGACTACCCGACGACCATCACCATCGGGCCGTCCTTCTTTGAATCCTACAACACCTGGGAGCATGTGAAGTTCAGCCACGGCTTCAATCTCGGTCTTGGCGCCAATCGCTCGAGCGGGTGGCAGACCCTGCTCGACACGGTGCCTCTGGCCTGCAAGGCTCTCGGCGACGGGAAGCTCTATGCCTGGAGCTACGGGAACGAGCCAGACTTGTATTCGACGTCAGCGCAGGGTCCCGTGAGACCGCCCGACTGGAACGAAAGTCTTTACGTCTTCCAATGGCTCAATGGCACCAGGACTATCAAGAGGCTAATTGAGGAGCATTGCCCTGAGCTGGCAACCGACGACGTCTACGGCTACATGGCGCCCGACTTTGGCGGCACTGGCAACCACCTGAAAGCCCCAGCAACATGGGCGGCCGGCCTGGACGACGACAAGGACATCAAACTATTCTCAACGCACAA CTACATAAGTGGCGCGACGTCCCCAGGCGTGACCTTGCAGGGCACGCTCATGAACCACGCCGTGACCAAACGCTCCGTCGACGCCCACATTAAGGAGTACAACGCCATTCTTGCTCAATCCGCCTCCAGAGATGGCGTGCCGCCGCTCATCTTCGGCGAGGCAAACTCGCTCTACAACCAAGGTCGCCCGGGCCTGTCGAACACCTTTGGCGCCGCGCTCTGGGGCGTGGACTTCAATCTCTACGCAGCCTCCGTCGGCTTCAAGCGCGTGCACATGCACATGGGGACGAATTACCGGGTATGTCGCTTGGCTCTCGTTTTGCTCTCCGTCTCTCTCCCAGCCGTACGTAGCCGATGTATTTACGTGTTGCTCGGGTACAGTACGCCGCATGGCAGCCGATCTCAACATCCCTCGCCACAATCGGCACCAAGGCGCCCTACTACGGCTCCATAA
- a CDS encoding histone acetyltransferase GCN5-like protein (Contains conserved domains: COG5076, COG5076, Transcription factor involved in chromatin remodeling, contains bromodomain; pfam00439, Bromodomain, Bromodomain and pfam00583, Acetyltransf_1, Acetyltransferase (GNAT) family. Contains conserved domains: COG5076, COG5076, Transcription factor involved in chromatin remodeling, contains bromodomain), which produces MKDENGKRKASDEPASPVASKRVKHDDSAEPEKPPAKIPAIPYPEKPAVIEERNGEIEFRVVNNDGERESTIILTGLKCIFQKQLPKMPKDYIARLVYDRTHLSIAIVKKPLEVVGGITFRPFKGRKFAEIVFCAISSDQQVKGYGAHLMSHLKDYVKATSDVMHFLTYADNYAIGYFKKQGFTKEITLDKSVWMGYIKDYEGGTIMQCTMLPRIRYLEMGRMLLKQKECVQAKIRAFSKSHIVHQPPKQWKNGVTPIDPLSIEAIRASGWSPDMDELARQPRHGPNYNQLLHLLNDLQNHPSSWPFLVPVNKDEVLDYYDVIKEPMDLSTMESKLEADQYTTPEDFIRDAKLIFDNCRKYNNENTPYAKSANKLEKFMWQQIRAIPEWSHLENS; this is translated from the exons ATGAAGGACGAGA ACGGGAAGCGCAAGGCATCCGATGAGCCGGCGTCGCCCGTCGCATCCAAGCGCGTCAAACACGACGACTCGGCCGAGCCCGAGAAGCCGCCCGCAAAGATCCCAGCGATTCCGTATCCTGAAAAG CCCGCCGTTATCGAGGAGCGCAATGGCGAGATCGAATTCCGAGTGGTCAACAacgacggcgagcgcgaaAGCACCATCATCCTGACGGGCCTCAAATGCATATTTCAGAAACAGCTCCCCAAGATGCCCAAGGACTACATCGCCCGGCTCGTCTACGACCGCACCCACCTGTCTATCGCGATCGTGAAGAAGCCGCTTGAGGTCGTAGGCGGCATCACATTCCGGCCCTTCAAAGGGCGCAAATTCGCCGAGATCGTCTTCTGCGCCATTTCGTCCGACCAGCAGGTCAAGGGCTATGGCGCCCACCTTATGTCCCACCTGAAAGACTACGTCAAGGCGACGTCGGACGTGATGCACTTCCTCACCTATGCCGATAACTATGCGATCGGCTACTTCAAGAAGCAAGGGTTCACGAAGGAGATAACCCTCGACAAGTCCGTCTGGATGGGGTATATCAAAGACTACGAAGGCGGCACGATCATGCAGTGCACCATGCTGCCGCGCATCCGCTACCTGGAGATGGGCCGGATGTTGCTCAAGCAGAAAGAGTGCGTCCAGGCCAAGATCCGGGCCTTCTCCAAGTCGCACATTGTCCATCAGCCACCGAAGCAGTGGAAGAACGGCGTGACGCCGATCGACCCGCTGTCCATCGAGGCGATCCGCGCCTCGGGCTGGTCGCCGGACATGGACGAGctcgcgcgccagccgcggcaCGGACCCAACTACAACCAGCTGCTGCACCTGCTCAACGACCTGCAGAACCACCCGTCCAGCTGGCCCTTCCTGGTACCGGTCAACAAggacgaggtgctcgactaCTACGACGTGATCAAGGAGCCGATGGACCTGTCCACCATGGAGAgcaagctcgaggccgaccaGTACACCACGCCCGAGGACTTCATCCGCGACGCCAAGCTCATCTTCGACAACTGCCGCAAGTACAACAACGAGAACACGCCGTACGCCAAGTCGGCCAACAAGCTCGAGAAGTTCATGTGGCAGCAGATCCGCGCCATACCCGAGTGGTCGCATCTCGAGAATTCTTAG
- a CDS encoding glycoside hydrolase family 37 protein (CAZy_ID 269728), with protein MAPRSFVAAAALAGLISSASALYINGSVTAPCDSPLYCHGEILKAIELAHPFTDSKTFVDMPTIRPLDEVIAAFNRLSQPLSNNSELNAFLAANFAPAGGELEAVPRDQLHTEPSFLNKLDDTVIKEFVAKVIDIWPDLTRRYGGPGNCTACANSFIPVNRTFVVAGGRFREPYYWDSYWILEGLLRTGGAFTEISKNIIENFLDFVETIGFIPNGARIYYLDRSQPPLLARMVRSYVDYTNDTSILDRALPLLIKEHEFWSTNRSVSIKAPNGKTYTLNRYYVNNNQPRPESFREDYITANNGSYYAASGIIYPVNTPLNDTEKAELYANLASGAETGWDYSTRWLKNPNDAAKDIYFPLRSLNVRGTVPVDLNSILYENEVIISQYLKRAGNNSEAERWAYAASQRSEAMFELMWNATHWSYFDYNLTSNSQRIFVPVDDDATAAERAGAPRGQQVLFNIGQFYPFWTGAAPAQLKNNPLAVQQAYARVARMLDENAGGIPATNFVTGQQWDQPNVWPPLQHVLMEGLLNTPPTFGDADPAYQSVRALALRLAQRYLDSTFCTWYATGGSTSQTPQLQGVAPGAEGIMFEKYADNSTNVAGSGGEYEVVEGFGWSNGVLIWAADVFGAQLKRPDCGNITAAHTSGSGAQKRSGGSLARRAVELDPWDAAWTKMFGRSALKKREDVRKRWLLAA; from the exons CGGCGAAATCCTGAAAGCGATTGAGCTTGCTCATCCCTTCACGGACTCTAAGACATTCGTTGACAT GCCCACGATTCGGCCATTGGACGAGGTGATTGCAGCGTTCAACCGGCTGAGCCAACCGTTGTCCAATAACTCGGAGCTCAATGCCTTCCTGGCCGCCAACTttgcgccggccggcggcgagctcgaggcAGTGCCCAGGGACCAGCTGCATACCGAACCCAGCTTCCTCAACAAACTCGACGATACCGTGATTAAGGAGTTCGTCGCCAAGGTCATCGACATCTGGCCCGACCTGACCAGGCGGTATGGCGGCCCCGGCAATTGCACGGCCTGTGCCAACAGCTTCATCCCCGTGAACCGGACCTTTGTGGTGGCGGGCGGCCGGTTTCGCGAACCCTATTACTGGGACTCGTACTGGATCCTCGAAGGCCTCCTCCGCACGGGCGGTGCCTTCACCGAGATCTCCAAGAACATCATCGAGAACTTCCTCGATTTCGTGGAGACCATCGGCTTCATTCCCAATGGGGCGAGAATCTACTACTTGGATAGGTCTCAGCCGCCGCTCCTGGCACGCATGGTAAGGAGCTACGTCGACTATACCAACGACACCAGCATTCTCGACCGAGCTCTGCCGCTCTTGATCAAAGAGCACGAGTTCTGGTCCACGAACCGGAGCGTCTCCATCAAGGCCCCCAATGGGAAGACGTACACTCTGAAC AGGTACTACGTCAACAACAACCAGCCGCGCCCGGAATCGTTCCGGGAGGACTACATTACCGCCAACAATGGCTCTTATTACGCCGCGTCTGGGATAATATACCCGGTCAATACCCCGCTCAACGACACTGAGAAGGCGGAGCTCTACGCCAACctggccagcggcgccgagacCGGGTGGGATTACAGCACGCGGTGGCTCAAGAACCCCAacgacgccgccaaggacATCTACTTCCCGCTGCGCTCCCTGAACGTGCGCGGGACGGTCCCGGTCGACCTCAACTCGATCCTGTACGAGAACGAAGTCATCATCAGCCAGTATCTCAAGCGGGCAGGCAACAACTCGGAAGCCGAGCGGTGGGCTTACGCGGCCAGCCAGCGCAGCGAGGCCATGTTCGAGCTGATGTGGAACGCCACCCACTGGTCCTACTTCGACTACAACCTCACCAGCAACTCGCAGCGCATCTTCGtgcccgtcgacgacgacgccaccgccgccgagcgcgccggcgccccccGCGGCCAGCAGGTCCTCTTCAACATCGGCCAGTTCTACCCCTTCTGGACGGGCGCGGCCCCGGCGCAGCTCAAGAACAACCCGCTCGCGGTCCAGCAGGCCTACGCCCGCGTGGCGCGCATGCTCGACGAGAATGCCGGCGGCATCCCCGCGACCAACTTCGTGACGGGCCAGCAGTGGGACCAGCCGAACGtctggccgccgctgcagcacgTGCTCATGGAGGGCCTGCTCAACACGCCGCCCACcttcggcgacgccgacccggccTACCAGTCGGTGCGCGCCCTCGCGCTGCGCCTCGCCCAGCGCTACCTCGACTCGACCTTCTGCACGTGGTACGCCACGGGCGGGTCGACGAGCCAGACGCCGCAGCTGCAGGGCGTGGCGCCGGGGGCCGAGGGCATCATGTTCGAGAAGTACGCTGACAACTCGACCAACgtggccggcagcggcggcgagtacgaggtcgtcgagggcTTCGGCTGGTCCAACGGCGTGCTGATCTGGGCCGCCGACGTGTTCGGCGCGCAGCTGAAGCGGCCCGACTGCGGCAACATCACGGCCGCGCACACGTCGGGCAGTGGCGCGCAGAAGAGGAGCGGCGGCTCGCTCGCCCGGCGGGCGGTCGAGCTCGACCCGTGGGATGCCGCGTGGACCAAGATGTTCGGTAGGAGCGCGCTCAAGAAGAGGGAGGACGTGAGGAAGCGGTGGTTGTTGGCTGCTTGA